In Labrus bergylta chromosome 1, fLabBer1.1, whole genome shotgun sequence, one genomic interval encodes:
- the lsm6 gene encoding U6 snRNA-associated Sm-like protein LSm6 — MSLRKQTPSDFLKQIIGRPVVVKLNSGVDYRGVLACLDGYMNIAIEQTEEYVNGQLKNKYGDAFLRGNNVLYISTQKRKV, encoded by the exons ATGAGTCTGAGAAAGCAAACCCCAAGTGACTTCCTGAAGCAGATCATTGGGAGACCTGTGGTCGTCAAGCTGAACTCTGGTGTCGATTACAGAG GTGTCCTGGCCTGCCTGGATGGTTACATGAACATCGCCATAGAGCAGACTGAAGAGTATGTCAATGGACAGCTGAAGAACAAGTACGGAGATGCATTTCTGAGAGGAAACAACG TCCTCTACATCAGCACCCAGAAGAGGAAAGTGTAA